In Crassostrea angulata isolate pt1a10 chromosome 4, ASM2561291v2, whole genome shotgun sequence, one genomic interval encodes:
- the LOC128179479 gene encoding uncharacterized protein LOC128179479, whose translation MVRACCVVQCTNRDDSKGKEKGLHFFRFPKDVRKRRAWIRAINRKNFAPNEFSCICSEHFEFGWHSDDPDDANYAPTIFSYKEKTVDHEREERVSRRNLQKEFEESKERAREQENRSLSFSMFAHSYSKDKEEEMISDLAAPMTEIEDDVETGVRLTRDIGVQCDPDPLLQENMRLKLELRRMQDNKWSVSKIKDDDAMTKFYTGLPSFAVFLWLFNYLAPKCEKMVYWRGSSSTPDERTRSRRCMALDPIDQFLATMMRLKVGLYVQDMAERFGVSVGAFSQYFTTWVCLLYKELKELNPFPSRDVIQRNMPSCFKSFPNLRVILDCTEIFIQRSSSLVNQNQSFSNYKHHTTLKFLVGITPSGVISFVSEGFGGRVSDRQMIERTCLLDLIEEGDGVMADKGFTIKDMLEKKGCTLNIPPFRSSSNQFTTQEVLNTQEIAKLRIHVERAIGRVKNFHIFDGVLSLSLVPLSSQMFSVCCWITNLDVPLIES comes from the exons ATGGTGCGTGCTTGTTGCGTTGTTCAGTGCACAAATCGGGATGACTCGAAAGGAAAGGAGAAAGGCCTCCATTTTTTCAG ATTTCCCAAAGATGTTCGAAAGCGTCGTGCCTGGATTAGGGCAATCAACAGAAAAAACTTTGCACCTAATGAGTTTTCCTGCATTTGTTCAGAGCATTTTGAGTTTGGATGGCATAGTGATGACCCAGATGATGCCAATTATGCCCCGACCATCTTCTCTTACAAGGAAAAAACAGTTGATCatgagagagaagagagagtaTCAAGAAGAAATCTGCAGAAg GAATTTGAAGAGTCTAAAGAAAGGGCTAGAGAGCAGGAGAATAGGAGTTTGAGCTTTTCTATGTTTGCCCATTCTTACAGCAAAG ATAAGGAGGAAGAGATGATTTCTGATCTTGCAGCACCCATGACAGAGATTGAAGATGATGTAGAGACAGGAGTCAGATTGACTAGAGACATAG GTGTACAGTGTGACCCAGATCCTCTTTTACAGGAGAACATGAGATTAAAGTTGGAACTCAGACGGATGCAGGACAACAAATGGTCTGTTTCAAAGATCAAAGATGATGATGCCATGACGAAGTTCTATACAGGACTTCCAAGCTTTGCTGTGTTTTTGTGGCTGTTTAa CTACCTGGCACCTAAATGCGAGAAGATGGTATACTGGCGTGGAAGTTCATCAACCCCTGATGAGAGGACTAGATCTAGGCGGTGCATGGCTCTTGATCCAATCGACCAATTCTTAGCAACCATGATGAGGCTGAAG GTCGGATTGTATGTCCAGGACATGGCAGAGCGGTTTGGTGTGTCCGTGGGTGCATTCTCTCAGTACTTCACCACCTGGGTTTGCCTACTCTACAAGGAACTTAAGGAGCTGAACCCCTTTCCATCAAGGGATGTTATTCAGAGAAATATGCCgtcatgttttaaatctttcCCTAATTTAAGAGTTATACTTGATTGTACTGAAATCTTTATTCAAAGATCCAGCAGTTTGGTTAATCAGAATCAGTCATTTTCAAATTACAAGCATCACACTACTTTAAAATTTCTTGTTGGAATCACTCCTTCTGGTGTGATTTCATTTGTTTCAGAGGGCTTTGGTGGAAGAGTTTCAGACCGACAGATGATTGAGCGCACCTGCCTATTAGACCTCATAGAAGAGGGCGATGGGGTGATGGCAGACAAGGGTTTTACCATCAAAGACATGTTAGAGAAAAAGGGATGCACTCTTAATATTCCACCTTTTCGTTCTTCTTCTAATCAGTTTACAACTCAAGAAGTTTTAAATACTCAAGAAATTGCTAAATTAAGAATTCATGTGGAAAGAGCTATTGGCCGCGTcaaaaattttcatatatttgatggtgttctttctctttctttagTGCCATTATCATCACAGATGTTTTCTGTTTGCTGTTGGATAACAAACCTTGATGTACCTTTGATTGAAAGTTAG
- the LOC128179480 gene encoding uncharacterized protein LOC128179480, which translates to MKKAKYKVYICIEDKQNVCFAYCECPIGLAQSCSHIGGLLFHLHHLHLHEVLKSDSATSKQCMWNVPRPIKMDPKPLKEWNFAKPKLQESGEIEHRTTDGRKLDFDPRHPTQRKFNICHSLEQLKLLKSIFPNTGMGHLWNIPDESPEFESEVEVESTEDPREKAMKALILSDENLPMTISINESLSSYIEEKTRGQRACSLWRDLHKGRITSSLFGAVLSSGTNPVSLVNQIVNGSNLDRYQTLPPPVQWGVDKEEEALKDYLTLQNAVTDLTTEASGLTIYPTHAFLGASSDGWVHDKSMPEGNQTGVLEIKCPYSISGKIITDKEVHELAGQAGFCLEITNEGPRLKRSHKYYAQIQGEMAIMGCPWGDFVVWTAASQSNCFVERINFDVEFCSAMLPKLVEFFVSHILPFYTKQ; encoded by the exons ATGAAAAAGGCAAAATACAAAGTGTATATTTGCATCGAGGACAAACAGAATGTGTGTTTTGCCTACTGTGAATGCCCAATTGG ATTAGCCCAATCTTGCAGCCATATTGGTGGCCTCCTATTCCATTTGCACCATCTTCATTTACATGAGGTTTTGAAATCAGATAGTGCTACGTCGAAACAATGTATGTGGAACGTGCCGAGACCAATCAAGATGGACCCTAAGCCCCTCAAGGAGTGGAACTTTGCCAAACCAAAACTGCAAGAGAGTGGTGAGATTGAGCACAGGACCACGGATGGAAGAAAATTGGATTTTGATCCGCGTCATCCAACACAGAGAAAGTTCAATATCTGCCACTCTCTTGAGCAGCTTAAATTGCTCAAGAGCATATTTCCCAATACTG GCATGGGTCACTTGTGGAATATTCCGGATGAAAGCCCAGAGTTTGAATCTGAAGTGGAGGTAGAGTCAACAGAGGATCCGAGGGAAAAGGCGATGAAAGCTCTGATCCTGTCTGATGAGAACT TACCCATGACAATATCAATCAATGAAAGCCTCAGCTCGTACATTGAGGAGAAAACAAGAGGACAGAGGGCATGCAGCCTGTGGAGAGACCTGCACAAGGGGAGAATAACTAGTTCCTTATTTGGCGCAGTTCTAAGCTCTGGAACAAATCCTGTCTCCTTAGTGAACCAGATTGTGAATGGTTCTAATCTTGACag GTACCAGACACTACCTCCACCAGTCCAGTGGGGAGTAGACAAGGAAGAGGAGGCTCTCAAGGACTACCTGACACTGCAAAATGCTGTGACTGATTTAACAACGGAGGCATCTGGACTCACCATCTACCCAACCCATGCCTTTTTAGGAGCATCTAGTGATGGTTGGGTGCATGATAAATCCATGCCCGAGGGGAACCAAACAGGGGTTCTTGAGATCAAATGTCCATACTCGATCTCTGGAAAAATTATTACTGATAAAGAG GTACATGAGCTAGCAGGACAAGCTGGGTTCTGCTTGGAAATTACCAATGAAGGGCCTAGACTAAAGAGAAGTCATAAATATTATGCCCAAATCCAAGGGGAAATGGCAATAATGGGATGTCCGTGGGGAGATTTTGTTGTATGGACCGCTGCCAGCCAAAGCAACTGCTTTGTTGAAAGAATTAACTTTGATGTTGAATTTTGTTCTGCCATGTTGCCAAAATTAGTTGAATTTTTTGTTAGTCACATTTTACCCTTTTACACTAAACAATAA